A window of Panulirus ornatus isolate Po-2019 chromosome 27, ASM3632096v1, whole genome shotgun sequence contains these coding sequences:
- the LOC139757479 gene encoding uncharacterized protein has protein sequence MEGKSGPYNRCKETSSNNFDNRRQKVINKGEKPFKCPECQKSFTKHVHLHKHKKLHTFEKTYQCNECQRTFSRKNNLVLHMKVHTGQKRYQCSNCQKCFSRKGDLKTHLRIHTGEKPYQCSECQKSFTVKSNLVKHLRVHTGEKPYQCSKCQETFSQKSNLVTHQRVHTGEKPYQCAECQKSFSVKGNLVSHLRVHTSEKPYQCSECQKQFSHSGELVKHLRVHTGGKPYQCSECQKSFSQKSNLMTHQRVHTGEKPYQCSECQKTFSRKRRLVTHQRVHTGEKPYQCAECQKCFSIKGNLVIHLRVHTGEKPYQCSECQKCFSIKGNLVTHLRVHTG, from the coding sequence atggaGGGAAAATCAGGGCCATATAATCGGTGCAAAGAAACCTCCTCAAACAAttttgacaacaggagacaaAAGGTCATAAACAAAGGagaaaaacccttcaaatgtcctgagtgtcagaaaagctttacgaaacatgtCCATCTTCATAAGCACAagaaattacatacttttgagaagacatatcaATGTAATGAATGCCAGAGGACCTTCTCCCGTAAGAACAATTTAGTGTTGCACATGAAAGTTCACACTGGACAAAAGCGATATCAGTGTTCAAATTGTCAAAAGTGTTTTTCTAGAAAAGGCGATTTAAAGACACACTTGAGAATTcatactggtgagaagccataccaatgttcagaatgtcaaaaaagttttactgttaaaagtaatttagtgaaacacctgagagttcacacaggcgagaaaccATACCAGTGTTCAAAATGTCAAGAAAcgttttctcagaaaagtaatttagtgacacaccaaagagttcacacaggcgagaagccataccagtgCGCAGAATGTCAAAAAAGCTTTTCTGTTAAAGGAAATTTAGTgtcacacctgagagttcacacaagcgaaaagccataccaatgttcagaatgtcaaaaacaattctctCACAGCGGTGAATTAGTAAAACATCTAAGAGTTCACACAGGGGGGAAGCCATaccagtgttcagaatgtcaaaaaagtttttctcagaaaagtaatttaatGACACACcagagagttcacacaggcgagaagccataccagtgttcagaatgtcaaaagacTTTTTCTCGGAAAAGAAGATTAGTGACACACCAGAgagttcacacaggagagaagccataccaGTGTGCAGAATGTCAAAAATGTTTTTCTATTAAAGGAAATTTGGTGatacacctgagagttcacacaggagaaaagccatatcagtgttcagaatgtcaaaaatgTTTTTCTATTAAAGgaaatttagtgacacacctaaGAGTTCACACAGGCTAG